Proteins from a genomic interval of Symmachiella macrocystis:
- the kdsB gene encoding 3-deoxy-manno-octulosonate cytidylyltransferase: protein MRAIGIIPARLASSRLPQKLLLAETGKPLLQYTWEAACRATQLSEIIVATDSEEIAEVVRGFGGTCEITRDDHPSGTDRIAEVVRRRSDDAEIIVNIQGDEPDIDPASLDQLVELLAENPDSEMATLCTPITTREQWADNSCTKVVCAANGAAMYFSRCPIPFYRDGEPDELLEGDTPWRLHLGLYAYRRDFLLRLTELPPSRLEKLERLEQLRALESGATIQVGEVAHPAAGIDTPDDYARFVQRHERAA from the coding sequence ATGCGAGCAATTGGAATCATCCCGGCCCGGTTGGCGTCGTCCCGCTTGCCGCAGAAATTGTTGTTGGCAGAAACCGGCAAGCCATTGCTGCAATACACCTGGGAAGCCGCCTGCCGAGCCACGCAACTCTCGGAAATCATCGTCGCCACCGATAGCGAAGAGATCGCCGAGGTGGTCCGAGGATTCGGCGGGACCTGTGAAATCACCCGCGACGATCATCCCAGCGGCACGGACCGTATCGCTGAAGTGGTTCGCCGCCGCTCCGACGACGCGGAGATTATTGTCAATATCCAAGGCGACGAACCGGACATTGACCCGGCGAGTTTGGATCAACTGGTGGAATTATTGGCCGAAAATCCTGACTCGGAAATGGCGACTTTGTGTACGCCGATCACGACGCGTGAACAGTGGGCTGACAATTCCTGTACCAAGGTTGTCTGCGCCGCGAATGGCGCTGCCATGTATTTCAGCCGCTGTCCGATTCCGTTCTATCGCGATGGCGAACCGGATGAGTTACTGGAGGGGGATACCCCTTGGCGGCTGCATTTGGGCCTTTATGCCTATCGCCGCGATTTCTTGCTACGGTTGACGGAGTTGCCGCCGTCCCGTTTGGAAAAACTCGAACGGCTGGAGCAACTGCGGGCCTTGGAGTCGGGTGCGACCATCCAAGTCGGCGAAGTGGCCCACCCGGCAGCCGGGATTGATACTCCCGATGACTACGCCCGGTTTGTCCAGCGGCACGAACGCGCGGCTTGA
- the clpB gene encoding ATP-dependent chaperone ClpB: MAFQIEKLTVKAQEAVQRAQSLAMEHGHQQIAPIHFLKALLDEQQGIVRPLIEKIGANLQQLSSIVDGEIDRIPKVTGAEGNVGLSRPAMQVLEKAQSLADTMKDAYVSTEHLLLALADVDDQAKRLLDMHGIDNDTILAALKTVRGGQQVTDQDPEGKYQALEQYGHDLVEIARRGKIDPVIGRDTEIRRVIQVLSRRRKNNPVLIGEAGVGKTAIVEGLAHRIVTGDVPVGLKDKRVVSLDMGALVAGAKYRGEFEDRLKAVLKEVTEAEGNVILFIDEMHTVVGAGAAEGAMDASNLLKPALARGELHCIGATTLDEYRKHVEKDPALERRFQPVMVQEPNVEDTISILRGLKERYESHHGVRITDPALIAAATLSDRYIADRFLPDKAIDLVDEAASRLRMEIDSMPAEVDEATRQLTRMQIEATALAQESGTDSKQRLEDLQRQIADREEQVNQLKMRWEAEKETLSSIQPLKEDIDRLRTEYEQAFNRARQTNNNEDYITAQQAEQHLKEAEARLSELEDQFQEIQDSGEERLLREDVNEEDIARVVSTWTGIPVNRMMEGEREKLLHMEEGIHQRMINQQEAVEAVSNAVRRSRSGLQDQNRPIGSFIFLGPTGVGKTELCKALAEFLFDDERAMIRIDMSEFMERHSVARLIGAPPGYVGYEEGGRLTEAVRRRPYCVLLLDEIEKAHRDVFNVLLQLLDDGRLTDSQGRTVDFSNTIVVMTSNIGSQTIMDLAGQENEKEIHNRVMEALRREFLPEFLNRIDETIVFHPLGKAEIRQIVDLQLRNLTKQLETAGYGFTISDTAKDQLANEGYDPVYGARPLKRVIQQRLQNTLANEILSGKFAEGTTIHIDAQDGEFVFTTS; encoded by the coding sequence ATGGCATTTCAAATTGAAAAACTGACCGTCAAAGCACAAGAAGCGGTGCAGCGTGCGCAGTCGCTCGCGATGGAACATGGCCATCAACAAATTGCACCGATTCATTTTCTCAAAGCACTATTGGACGAGCAACAGGGCATCGTGCGGCCGTTGATCGAAAAGATCGGCGCCAACCTGCAACAGCTCTCGTCAATCGTCGATGGCGAGATCGACCGCATTCCCAAAGTCACCGGGGCCGAGGGCAACGTGGGGCTGAGTCGTCCGGCGATGCAAGTCTTGGAAAAAGCACAATCCCTGGCTGACACGATGAAGGATGCGTATGTCTCGACCGAGCATCTGTTGCTAGCGCTGGCCGATGTCGACGATCAGGCGAAACGTTTGTTGGACATGCACGGTATTGATAACGATACCATTCTGGCCGCCTTGAAAACCGTTCGTGGAGGACAACAAGTGACCGACCAAGACCCGGAAGGCAAGTACCAAGCTCTCGAACAATACGGGCACGATCTGGTCGAAATCGCTCGCCGCGGAAAAATCGATCCGGTCATCGGCCGCGATACCGAAATTCGTCGCGTGATCCAAGTCCTTTCGCGGCGGCGCAAAAACAATCCGGTGCTGATTGGCGAAGCAGGCGTTGGCAAGACGGCCATCGTCGAAGGGTTAGCGCATCGTATCGTCACTGGTGACGTGCCGGTCGGCCTCAAAGACAAACGCGTGGTCTCACTTGACATGGGTGCGCTGGTCGCCGGAGCGAAGTATCGTGGCGAATTCGAAGATCGACTCAAAGCGGTCCTCAAGGAAGTCACCGAAGCGGAAGGCAACGTGATCCTGTTCATCGATGAAATGCACACGGTCGTCGGAGCCGGGGCCGCAGAGGGAGCGATGGATGCGTCCAACCTGCTCAAACCAGCATTGGCCCGCGGGGAATTGCACTGTATCGGGGCCACTACGCTGGATGAGTATCGCAAGCATGTCGAAAAGGATCCCGCCTTGGAGCGACGGTTCCAGCCGGTGATGGTCCAAGAACCGAACGTCGAGGATACGATTTCGATTCTGCGGGGCTTAAAGGAACGATATGAATCACATCACGGCGTACGGATCACCGATCCAGCTTTGATTGCCGCTGCGACGCTGTCGGACCGTTACATCGCCGATCGTTTTTTACCGGACAAAGCAATCGACCTGGTCGACGAAGCGGCTAGTCGCTTGCGTATGGAAATCGATTCGATGCCCGCTGAGGTCGACGAGGCCACGCGGCAGCTAACGCGGATGCAAATCGAAGCCACCGCACTGGCGCAAGAGAGCGGCACGGATAGCAAACAACGACTTGAAGACCTGCAGCGGCAGATTGCCGATCGAGAGGAACAGGTCAATCAGCTTAAAATGCGCTGGGAGGCGGAGAAGGAAACCTTATCGAGTATTCAACCGCTCAAAGAAGACATTGACCGTTTGCGGACGGAGTACGAACAGGCGTTCAATCGCGCGCGGCAAACCAACAACAACGAAGATTACATCACCGCCCAACAAGCCGAACAACATCTCAAAGAGGCGGAAGCCCGACTGTCGGAGTTGGAGGATCAGTTTCAGGAAATCCAGGACTCCGGCGAAGAGCGGTTGCTGCGCGAGGATGTCAACGAGGAAGATATCGCCCGCGTGGTCAGCACCTGGACGGGAATTCCGGTCAACCGCATGATGGAGGGGGAACGCGAAAAACTGTTGCACATGGAAGAGGGCATCCACCAGCGGATGATCAACCAACAGGAAGCGGTCGAAGCCGTTTCGAATGCGGTACGCCGCTCGCGGTCGGGACTGCAGGACCAAAACCGACCGATCGGGTCGTTCATCTTTCTGGGGCCCACCGGTGTTGGCAAGACCGAGTTGTGCAAGGCGCTGGCCGAGTTCTTATTCGACGACGAACGGGCGATGATCCGCATCGACATGAGCGAATTCATGGAACGACACAGCGTCGCCCGGTTGATCGGCGCGCCTCCCGGCTATGTTGGCTACGAAGAGGGAGGACGACTCACCGAAGCGGTCCGCCGACGGCCCTATTGCGTGTTATTGCTCGATGAAATCGAAAAAGCGCACCGCGACGTGTTCAACGTGTTGTTGCAACTGTTGGACGATGGCCGTCTGACCGACAGCCAAGGCCGCACGGTGGATTTCAGCAACACCATTGTGGTGATGACCTCCAACATCGGCAGCCAAACGATTATGGACTTGGCTGGTCAGGAAAACGAGAAAGAGATCCACAACCGCGTGATGGAAGCGTTGCGACGGGAGTTCCTGCCGGAATTCCTCAACCGCATCGACGAGACAATCGTGTTCCACCCGTTGGGTAAAGCGGAAATCCGCCAAATTGTCGATTTGCAATTACGAAACCTGACCAAGCAATTGGAGACAGCCGGTTACGGGTTCACTATCTCCGATACAGCCAAGGACCAACTGGCAAACGAAGGTTACGACCCGGTTTATGGAGCACGGCCCCTGAAGCGGGTGATTCAACAGCGACTGCAAAACACACTGGCGAACGAAATCCTGTCCGGCAAATTCGCCGAGGGGACGACGATTCACATCGACGCGCAGGATGGGGAGTTTGTGTTTACGACTTCGTAG
- a CDS encoding CTP synthase, with protein MTTKHIFVTGGVVSSLGKGLTSASIGLLLEQRGLKVRMQKLDPYINVDPGTMSPFQHGEVYVLDDGSETDLDLGHYERFTNSPLSRKSNYTTGQIYSSVIEKERRGDYLGNTVQVVPHITDAIKEAVINLGGPDVDVVITELGGTVGDIEGLPFLEAIRQIPLDVGKNNCLFIHLTLVPYLKAAQEAKTKPTQHSVGQLRQIGIQPDILIVRTERELGRDNCEKIALFCNVEKQAVIEERDKDFSIYEVPLGLVESKLDQLIVDKLALPAQPIDISEWRNLIHRLRNPQHEVTIAVVGKYIEHRDAYKSIYESLEHAGIANSTRVLVKRVDAEALEAEGPEILLQGVDGILCPGGFGERGIEGKVEAIRFARECEIPYFGICLGMQCAVIEFARNVLNLTNAHSSEFADEAEHPVICLLDEQRSVTTKGATMRLGTQPCRLAEDSRSAACYETTEVSERHRHRYEFNPDYRQQFIEAGMTPSGTSPDGKLVEIVEVPAHPWFVAVQFHPEFKSKPTAAHPLFSGFVEAAIKYHHQRQHQAQF; from the coding sequence ATGACGACCAAGCATATTTTCGTAACCGGCGGTGTGGTGAGTTCTTTGGGAAAGGGACTGACCTCGGCCTCCATTGGTTTGCTGTTGGAACAACGCGGACTCAAAGTGCGGATGCAGAAGCTGGACCCGTATATCAACGTCGACCCCGGCACAATGAGCCCGTTTCAACACGGCGAGGTGTATGTGCTGGACGACGGATCGGAAACCGATCTCGACCTAGGGCACTACGAACGCTTCACCAACAGTCCCTTGTCGCGTAAATCGAACTACACCACCGGCCAAATCTATTCCAGTGTGATCGAAAAAGAGCGGCGTGGCGACTATCTGGGCAATACCGTACAAGTCGTGCCGCACATCACCGACGCGATCAAGGAAGCGGTGATCAATCTCGGCGGCCCGGATGTGGATGTGGTGATTACGGAATTGGGCGGCACAGTCGGAGACATCGAAGGCCTGCCGTTTCTGGAAGCGATTCGGCAAATTCCATTGGATGTCGGCAAGAACAACTGCTTGTTCATTCACCTGACATTGGTTCCCTACTTAAAGGCAGCACAGGAAGCCAAAACCAAGCCAACACAACACAGCGTGGGGCAGTTGCGGCAAATTGGTATTCAACCCGATATCTTGATCGTGCGGACCGAGCGTGAGTTGGGACGCGACAACTGCGAGAAGATCGCGCTGTTCTGCAATGTGGAAAAACAAGCCGTGATTGAGGAACGGGACAAGGACTTTTCGATTTATGAAGTCCCGTTGGGACTGGTGGAAAGCAAACTCGATCAATTGATCGTCGACAAACTGGCGCTGCCCGCCCAGCCGATCGATATCAGCGAATGGCGGAACTTGATCCATCGCCTGCGGAACCCCCAACACGAAGTGACCATCGCCGTAGTCGGCAAATATATCGAACACCGCGACGCGTATAAATCGATTTATGAATCGTTGGAACACGCGGGCATCGCGAATTCGACGCGGGTGTTGGTCAAGCGCGTCGATGCCGAAGCCTTGGAGGCGGAAGGCCCCGAGATTTTGCTGCAAGGGGTCGATGGCATCCTTTGTCCGGGTGGATTTGGCGAACGGGGCATTGAGGGGAAGGTCGAAGCGATTCGCTTTGCCCGCGAATGCGAAATCCCCTACTTCGGCATCTGCCTGGGGATGCAGTGCGCGGTCATTGAATTCGCCCGCAATGTGCTGAATTTGACCAACGCGCACAGTTCCGAATTTGCCGATGAGGCTGAGCATCCCGTGATCTGTTTGCTCGATGAACAACGGTCGGTAACAACCAAAGGGGCCACGATGCGGCTCGGGACGCAACCCTGCCGACTGGCCGAGGATTCCCGGTCTGCGGCATGTTATGAGACGACCGAGGTTTCAGAACGCCACCGTCACCGCTACGAATTCAATCCCGATTACCGACAGCAATTCATCGAAGCAGGCATGACTCCCTCCGGGACCAGTCCCGACGGCAAGTTGGTGGAGATCGTTGAAGTCCCGGCGCATCCCTGGTTTGTGGCCGTGCAGTTTCATCCGGAGTTCAAATCGAAACCGACGGCGGCGCATCCGTTGTTTTCCGGTTTTGTCGAAGCAGCCATCAAGTACCACCACCAGCGACAACACCAGGCACAATTCTAG
- a CDS encoding carbohydrate-binding family 9-like protein, with protein sequence MSFPRRLLFVLFAMLLSATSAAPIATRLLKAAPREVKPAPYTIYRTATPITIDGKLDEPGWFAAPSVGEFQFAWYKSGKREQTVAKFLWDDKNLYVSFICQDAHIAGTRTKHDSDVWEDDCVEVFTAPNPDLPMAYFNIEMNVRGAHLDGYHPSKKLTPLETNWNAEGIQIKTSVVGTLNNDSDTDTLWILEAAIPFAAFAHVAKHTRPLPDDVWHLNLNRLGGNTNSQYSQWSPGTSTKPQYHRPQDFGRVIFSDATRPVQEVRDTK encoded by the coding sequence ATGTCATTCCCACGCCGTCTTCTTTTTGTGCTCTTTGCCATGTTGCTATCGGCGACGAGTGCGGCACCGATTGCTACGCGCCTGTTGAAGGCGGCGCCGCGTGAGGTTAAGCCGGCGCCTTACACGATCTATCGTACGGCAACACCGATCACGATTGATGGCAAGCTGGACGAACCTGGTTGGTTTGCGGCGCCGAGCGTGGGAGAGTTTCAATTTGCCTGGTACAAATCGGGCAAGCGGGAGCAGACGGTTGCGAAATTTCTGTGGGACGACAAAAACCTGTACGTCTCCTTTATTTGCCAGGACGCACATATCGCCGGCACGCGGACCAAGCATGATAGCGACGTCTGGGAAGATGATTGCGTTGAGGTCTTCACCGCTCCCAATCCCGATCTGCCGATGGCCTATTTCAATATTGAAATGAACGTCCGCGGGGCGCACTTAGACGGGTACCACCCCTCAAAAAAATTAACGCCGCTTGAGACGAATTGGAACGCTGAGGGTATCCAAATCAAAACATCGGTTGTCGGCACGCTCAACAATGACAGCGACACGGACACCTTATGGATTCTCGAAGCAGCAATTCCCTTTGCCGCGTTCGCCCACGTCGCCAAGCACACACGGCCGCTACCGGACGATGTGTGGCATCTCAATCTCAATCGTCTTGGCGGCAACACGAACAGCCAGTACAGCCAATGGTCACCGGGAACATCCACCAAACCTCAATACCACCGCCCGCAAGATTTCGGCCGCGTCATATTTTCGGACGCAACGCGCCCCGTACAGGAGGTACGTGATACGAAATAG
- a CDS encoding carbohydrate-binding family 9-like protein, with product MHRSWFPLLAVSTFLVTPITADEPATKFQPPTYDILRTAEPIQLDGKLDEPAWIAAPAMGDLHFTWYKSGRKEQSVAKMLWDDKYLYVGHICQDAHITARHKQHDGPISQDDCFEVMFAPNPKKPNVYFNVEWNVIGGYIDNHRPNGPKQPRAKKWDAAGVNIAGTYVGTLNDDSDTDGYWIVEAAIPFENFRNYMPHTPPEPGTQWNLNLNRHGGDTNMQYSQWSPADTDVPSFHTPHRFGHVIFSNRRSPFGE from the coding sequence ATGCACCGATCCTGGTTTCCCCTCCTGGCCGTTTCTACGTTTCTAGTAACGCCGATAACAGCTGATGAGCCGGCAACGAAATTCCAACCGCCGACTTACGACATCCTCCGCACCGCCGAGCCGATCCAACTCGACGGCAAGCTTGACGAACCAGCCTGGATTGCCGCTCCGGCGATGGGCGATTTGCACTTCACTTGGTACAAATCGGGCCGCAAAGAACAGTCGGTCGCCAAAATGCTGTGGGACGACAAATATCTGTACGTCGGCCACATCTGCCAGGACGCCCACATCACCGCCCGCCACAAACAGCACGACGGGCCGATCTCGCAGGACGATTGCTTCGAGGTGATGTTCGCCCCCAACCCCAAAAAACCCAACGTCTATTTCAACGTCGAGTGGAACGTCATTGGCGGCTACATCGACAACCATCGCCCGAACGGTCCCAAGCAACCGCGGGCGAAGAAATGGGACGCGGCCGGCGTCAATATCGCCGGGACCTACGTCGGTACGCTCAACGATGACAGCGACACCGACGGTTATTGGATCGTGGAAGCCGCCATTCCGTTCGAGAATTTCCGCAACTACATGCCGCACACCCCACCCGAGCCGGGGACCCAATGGAACCTCAATCTCAACCGCCATGGCGGCGACACAAACATGCAATACAGCCAATGGTCCCCAGCCGACACCGACGTCCCCAGCTTCCACACCCCGCACCGCTTCGGCCATGTGATCTTTTCTAATCGGCGGAGTCCGTTTGGGGAGTAG
- a CDS encoding CehA/McbA family metallohydrolase — protein MNQFWVLLCAALLWCSGMGSLAGAEVVINVVDTATEAAVPCRVHLRDSAGEAVLSEALPSYRDHFVCPGTATLDLPAGEYTYEVERGPEYVAATGMFTVVDGAKNDVAITIARITNMAAAGWWSGELHVHRDVQDIELLMQAEDLHVAPVVTWWNDRNVWKDQAIPDPLLVRFDGNRFYHLMAGEDEREGGALLYFNLARPLEIMGATREFPSPMAFLQTARQHDQVWVDIEKPFWWDVPIWLASEQVDSIGLANNHMCRSRMYEDEAWGKPRDETRLPAPRGNGMWTQELYYKILNSGLRIPPSAGSASGVLPNPVGYNRVYVQLDGELTYEAWWAGLRNGRSFVTNGPLLKVTANGKLPGHIFKAKANGQFDINLVADITGRDEMDVIEVIQNGEVVQSLTPHAKSYSGELSAITFDRSGWFLIRVRCKNPRTFRFASTAPYYVEIGDEPQRVSKSAAQFFVDWVEERTARVKLTDPQMRRAVLKHHTTAREFWQDRVEAANAE, from the coding sequence ATGAACCAGTTTTGGGTTTTGCTCTGCGCGGCTCTGTTGTGGTGCTCTGGGATGGGATCGCTGGCGGGGGCGGAGGTGGTGATCAACGTTGTGGATACTGCCACCGAGGCGGCGGTGCCTTGTCGTGTGCATCTCCGGGATTCTGCTGGTGAAGCGGTGTTGAGCGAGGCGCTTCCTAGTTATCGCGATCACTTTGTTTGCCCGGGGACGGCGACGCTGGACTTGCCGGCGGGGGAATACACCTACGAAGTGGAACGTGGACCGGAGTACGTTGCAGCGACCGGGATGTTCACGGTCGTCGACGGTGCGAAGAACGACGTTGCTATCACCATCGCCCGCATCACCAACATGGCAGCGGCGGGGTGGTGGTCGGGGGAATTGCATGTCCATCGGGACGTGCAGGATATCGAACTACTGATGCAGGCTGAGGATCTGCATGTTGCTCCGGTGGTTACCTGGTGGAACGATCGCAATGTTTGGAAGGACCAAGCGATTCCCGACCCACTGCTCGTCCGTTTCGACGGCAATCGGTTTTATCACCTGATGGCCGGTGAAGATGAACGCGAAGGGGGGGCCTTGTTGTACTTCAACCTCGCACGGCCATTAGAAATCATGGGGGCGACACGCGAGTTCCCCTCGCCGATGGCGTTTCTCCAAACCGCGCGACAACACGACCAAGTGTGGGTCGATATTGAAAAACCCTTTTGGTGGGATGTGCCGATTTGGCTGGCCAGCGAGCAAGTCGACTCTATCGGACTGGCCAACAATCACATGTGCCGCAGCCGCATGTACGAAGATGAAGCTTGGGGCAAACCGCGCGACGAGACACGGCTTCCCGCCCCGCGCGGCAATGGAATGTGGACGCAAGAGTTGTACTACAAGATCCTCAACAGCGGCTTGCGGATTCCACCGTCGGCCGGCAGTGCGTCAGGCGTGTTGCCCAATCCAGTGGGATACAACCGCGTCTATGTGCAACTAGACGGCGAGCTGACCTATGAGGCTTGGTGGGCAGGTCTCCGCAACGGCCGGTCGTTTGTCACCAACGGTCCGCTTCTCAAAGTCACCGCCAACGGTAAGTTGCCCGGACATATCTTCAAGGCGAAAGCCAACGGGCAGTTTGATATCAACCTCGTTGCCGACATCACTGGCCGGGATGAGATGGATGTGATTGAGGTCATCCAAAACGGCGAAGTGGTTCAGTCCCTCACGCCCCATGCAAAAAGTTACTCCGGTGAACTGTCGGCGATCACCTTCGATCGTAGCGGATGGTTTTTGATTCGGGTTCGCTGCAAAAACCCACGCACGTTTCGCTTTGCCTCGACGGCACCGTATTATGTGGAGATTGGTGATGAGCCGCAGCGGGTCAGCAAATCGGCGGCGCAGTTCTTCGTGGATTGGGTCGAGGAACGAACGGCCCGCGTGAAGTTGACCGATCCCCAGATGCGGCGTGCAGTGTTGAAACATCACACAACGGCACGCGAATTCTGGCAAGATCGCGTTGAGGCCGCCAATGCGGAATAG